One segment of Radiobacillus kanasensis DNA contains the following:
- a CDS encoding response regulator transcription factor: protein MAKILIADDEEVLRLLICDTLEDEGHLVVQAVDGIDALDKIHEDTYDLVILDFMMPGLSGVEVARKLDEEWKKETPILMLTAKTQQADMEETKAAGIPFFMSKPFSPAELALLVEDILHA, encoded by the coding sequence ATGGCAAAGATATTAATAGCTGATGATGAAGAAGTTTTACGGCTGCTAATCTGTGATACGTTAGAAGATGAAGGACATCTGGTCGTCCAAGCAGTAGATGGGATAGATGCTTTGGACAAAATTCACGAGGACACGTATGACTTAGTTATTTTGGATTTTATGATGCCAGGATTATCTGGGGTAGAGGTAGCAAGGAAGCTTGATGAAGAGTGGAAAAAGGAAACGCCGATACTAATGCTTACCGCAAAAACCCAACAAGCAGATATGGAAGAAACTAAAGCGGCTGGTATTCCTTTTTTCATGTCTAAACCTTTCAGTCCTGCTGAGTTGGCTTTACTAGTGGAGGATATTCTCCATGCTTAA
- a CDS encoding DUF3813 family protein, which yields MANMATNMFKQAKDAVAQFTNSQNPTEQEKESARSVIQSAFTSASPAEQQQLQELERKLEQHNQLK from the coding sequence ATGGCAAACATGGCGACTAATATGTTTAAACAAGCAAAAGACGCTGTTGCGCAGTTTACTAATTCACAAAACCCAACCGAGCAAGAGAAAGAATCTGCTCGTAGTGTTATCCAGTCTGCTTTTACAAGTGCATCCCCTGCTGAACAGCAACAGTTGCAAGAGCTTGAACGCAAGCTTGAGCAACATAACCAGTTGAAGTAA
- a CDS encoding ATP-binding protein yields the protein MLKFFKKSIRLQFLFIIMVTLIIAFIGLSAIFSFQSVVKSSYVEDREVLSTKRDLIHDMEESYNKLVLHVRGYVAFHNEDELRLAELYVKNLKEDLYEFEQLNLNEKEYNIVSQFEIFLNTYWEQWLPEAKPIVEAGNYEGLKAFSSTNSTTTLVNDLIQNLEQISEQLNSELKQINQEFLDWLNLISLSLVLYLIVIFLVLSIAARRLTLTIGNPLHELSEAASLIAKGENTQISVLKRADELGTLSQSFADMVEKIKDRESNLSTQNERLIQQREQLELYVNDLKNLNLALNESSIVAITDAKGKFLSVNQKFCDISKFSEKELIGEHYLRLSVPDQKDTITDIDTQMEDGRIWSGELKNQRKDGSIYWVYATIVPYFDENRRIQQFVSIQQEITAIKEHQVQLEASIHEHEKTKETLQRFNQLNHALSTTYKKQELVEEVLDHIASIYKIDKGILFLHQSDEYSGIGISKNEEHEFKRSFQIVTNRLQSNPITYTTERKTEKEATGYHTNTTSYDLHAPITNSAEELMAVLIITRIDHPFDEKEILEIDGILKRIALSLERIEFFEQTENNRQLNQDIIDNINEGIQFVNQEGCLIHYNQKWLDFFAIGHVPDSISLYQYETWSACSLEHVHEKEKLEKFMKEAIFEEDNQEVTYQFEVENSHSRVLVVYAEAVYHAGQRMGTLFVYRDITAEYEVDQMKSNLVSTVSHELRTPLASVLGYTELMINKELKPERQERYLKTIHKEAQRLTSLINDFLDLQRMEAGRQEYVMKKVDMVQLASDVVNSFEAKRKSHPITIKNPSQSAFVMADARSMTQLYNNLIGNAIKFSPDGGDIVISFNTSDDQLFIHISDNGIGIPDHEINRLFTKFHRIDHSDQRKIGGTGLGLAICKEIVDAHNGKITVRSEVEIGSVFTIILPLTQPESQVETEQDNTLPEVILVEDDRSLSRLLEDELQDTGFCVRTFASGKKVQEKMEQLAPDAFVIDLMLGDGPNGWEVIHSIKQYEHLVNVPIFISSALEEKEKGQQLGVTDYLTKPYPPNKISTVILQTLLQYKKEGQILFVDEEK from the coding sequence ATGCTTAAGTTTTTTAAGAAATCAATTCGCTTACAGTTTTTATTTATTATTATGGTAACACTAATCATCGCCTTTATTGGTCTATCCGCGATATTTAGTTTTCAAAGTGTAGTCAAAAGCAGCTATGTGGAAGATAGAGAAGTCTTAAGTACTAAACGCGATCTCATTCACGATATGGAAGAGAGCTATAACAAATTAGTCCTGCATGTTCGTGGCTATGTGGCTTTCCATAATGAGGATGAATTAAGGCTTGCTGAACTATATGTGAAAAATTTGAAAGAAGACTTATATGAGTTTGAACAGTTGAATCTTAATGAAAAGGAATACAATATAGTAAGTCAATTTGAGATATTTCTTAATACGTATTGGGAGCAATGGTTACCGGAAGCAAAGCCAATCGTGGAAGCGGGAAATTACGAAGGATTAAAAGCATTTAGTAGTACCAATTCTACCACGACATTAGTGAATGACTTAATTCAAAACTTAGAACAAATTTCTGAGCAGTTAAATAGTGAGTTGAAGCAAATTAATCAGGAATTTCTGGATTGGTTAAACTTAATTTCCTTATCTCTTGTTCTTTATCTTATTGTGATCTTCCTCGTATTAAGTATTGCAGCAAGACGGTTAACGTTAACAATTGGAAACCCTCTTCATGAACTATCTGAGGCGGCATCGTTAATTGCAAAAGGAGAAAACACTCAAATAAGTGTATTAAAACGTGCAGATGAATTGGGGACACTCTCTCAAAGTTTTGCCGATATGGTTGAAAAGATTAAAGATCGGGAGTCTAATTTATCTACTCAAAATGAGCGACTGATCCAGCAAAGGGAACAGTTGGAGCTCTATGTAAATGATTTGAAAAACCTTAACCTTGCACTAAACGAGTCTTCGATTGTTGCGATTACAGATGCAAAAGGAAAATTTTTATCTGTTAACCAAAAGTTCTGTGATATCTCGAAATTTTCGGAAAAAGAACTGATAGGAGAACACTACTTACGACTGTCTGTCCCGGACCAAAAAGATACAATAACTGATATAGACACACAAATGGAAGATGGACGGATTTGGAGTGGCGAGTTAAAAAATCAACGTAAAGATGGCTCCATCTATTGGGTGTATGCAACGATTGTTCCTTATTTTGATGAAAATAGAAGGATCCAACAATTTGTTTCGATCCAACAGGAAATTACGGCTATTAAAGAACATCAAGTTCAATTAGAAGCATCCATCCATGAACATGAAAAAACAAAGGAAACGTTACAAAGGTTCAATCAACTGAACCATGCTTTATCTACAACCTACAAAAAACAAGAATTAGTGGAGGAAGTATTAGACCATATTGCTTCCATTTATAAAATTGATAAAGGGATATTATTTTTACATCAGTCAGATGAGTACTCTGGTATAGGAATAAGTAAAAACGAGGAACACGAATTTAAACGTTCCTTCCAGATTGTAACGAATAGATTACAATCTAATCCAATCACTTATACGACTGAACGAAAAACTGAAAAGGAAGCTACAGGCTATCATACGAATACAACTAGTTATGATTTGCATGCACCGATTACGAACTCAGCAGAAGAACTAATGGCCGTTTTAATCATCACTCGAATAGATCACCCATTTGATGAAAAGGAAATCCTAGAAATTGATGGGATTCTTAAACGAATCGCGCTCTCCTTAGAACGTATAGAGTTTTTTGAGCAGACAGAAAACAATAGACAACTAAATCAGGATATTATTGATAATATTAATGAAGGGATTCAATTCGTGAATCAAGAAGGATGTCTCATCCACTATAACCAAAAATGGTTGGATTTCTTCGCAATAGGTCATGTCCCTGACTCTATTTCCTTATATCAATATGAAACATGGTCTGCTTGTTCTTTAGAACACGTCCATGAAAAGGAAAAGCTAGAGAAGTTTATGAAGGAAGCCATCTTTGAGGAGGACAATCAGGAGGTTACCTACCAATTTGAAGTTGAAAATTCTCACAGTCGGGTCTTAGTCGTGTATGCCGAAGCGGTTTATCATGCAGGTCAACGAATGGGAACGCTATTTGTATATAGAGATATTACTGCTGAATATGAAGTAGACCAAATGAAATCCAACTTAGTAAGTACGGTGAGCCATGAGTTACGAACACCACTAGCTTCCGTATTAGGCTACACGGAGCTTATGATTAACAAGGAATTAAAGCCAGAACGTCAAGAAAGATATCTAAAAACGATTCATAAAGAGGCACAAAGGTTAACAAGCCTTATTAACGATTTCTTAGACTTGCAAAGAATGGAAGCAGGCCGTCAAGAATACGTGATGAAAAAGGTGGATATGGTGCAGCTTGCTTCAGATGTAGTAAATAGCTTTGAAGCGAAACGAAAGAGCCATCCTATTACGATAAAAAATCCGAGTCAATCTGCCTTTGTAATGGCTGATGCTAGAAGTATGACCCAGCTATATAACAACTTGATTGGAAATGCGATTAAGTTTTCTCCAGACGGAGGAGATATCGTAATTTCCTTTAATACAAGTGACGATCAGCTGTTTATTCATATTTCCGATAACGGGATAGGAATCCCAGATCATGAAATCAACCGTTTATTTACGAAGTTTCACCGGATAGATCATTCCGATCAGCGTAAGATTGGTGGAACAGGCTTGGGGTTAGCAATCTGTAAAGAAATAGTGGATGCTCATAATGGGAAAATTACCGTTCGTTCAGAAGTTGAAATCGGAAGCGTCTTTACTATTATTTTACCTTTAACTCAACCAGAGAGTCAGGTGGAGACAGAACAAGATAATACACTACCTGAAGTTATCTTAGTTGAGGATGATAGAAGCTTATCACGTTTATTAGAGGATGAGTTGCAGGACACCGGATTCTGTGTTCGCACCTTTGCATCAGGTAAGAAAGTACAGGAGAAGATGGAGCAGCTTGCTCCAGACGCGTTTGTTATTGATTTAATGCTTGGAGATGGACCAAATGGTTGGGAAGTCATCCATTCCATTAAGCAATATGAGCATTTAGTGAATGTTCCGATTTTTATTTCAAGTGCCTTAGAAGAGAAAGAAAAAGGTCAGCAATTAGGAGTTACAGATTATTTAACGAAACCGTATCCGCCAAACAAAATATCGACCGTGATTTTACAAACGTTATTACAATATAAAAAGGAAGGACAAATCCTTTTTGTGGATGAAGAGAAATAG